From a region of the Candidatus Azobacteroides pseudotrichonymphae genomovar. CFP2 genome:
- a CDS encoding glucosamine-6-phosphate deaminase, whose product MKLDLSSKIILEHIPSRYYQLQNEFETRQEKLPVKIYESEKEASSQICTEIAKAIRERQTINEPIAIAVQSGNSLQTIYQELIRVHREEGLSFQNVILFNLYEYYPLQPHSNSSFSFLKSTLIDHINIPSRQIYTLNGRINKEVILSHCLQYEEIIARVGGIDFMLLGLSESGNIGINMLRSGINSSTRLVMLDMPSKKEASDSIFGAINNVPIGAITMGLSTIMQAKRIVMIAFGGEKASSVYDVVEGNEPDTIASHLCNHLNICLHIDRRAAHQLTRISRPWLVTHCEWNDKLIRRAIVHLCQKIDKPILKLTNKDYQDNHLEELLSIYNSAYNVNIRVFNDLQHTITGWPGGKPNTDDTNRPEKAFPYPKKIAIFSPHPDDDIISMGGTFRRLIEQNHDVYVVYETSGNIAVNDEDVIRYISLFENIRQRYDSTNAILKVKYDKILRFLLHGEEIDGVDILDILFVKARIRRQEAIAACRYLGLSANKVRFLDLPFYETGEIRKNPLSEKDIGIIIDYLRELQPDRIFVAGDLADPHGTHKMCLDIVLAAVDELKGEKWLNNNCRIWMYRGAWQEWRIEDIEMAVPLSPEELRTKRNAILRHQSQMESAPFLGNDERLFWQRSEDRNRATAELYRQLGLANYEAIEAFVEYKLLR is encoded by the coding sequence ATGAAATTAGATTTGAGTTCAAAAATTATATTAGAACATATTCCGAGTCGATATTATCAATTACAGAACGAATTTGAAACTCGTCAGGAAAAGTTGCCAGTTAAAATTTATGAATCAGAAAAAGAAGCCTCTTCACAAATATGTACAGAAATAGCCAAAGCGATACGGGAAAGGCAAACAATAAACGAACCGATAGCAATAGCTGTACAAAGCGGAAATTCTCTACAAACAATCTATCAAGAATTAATTCGTGTGCATCGGGAAGAAGGATTGAGTTTCCAAAATGTCATACTCTTTAATCTTTATGAATACTACCCTTTGCAACCACATTCCAATAGTAGTTTTAGTTTTTTGAAAAGTACTTTAATAGATCACATTAATATCCCATCACGACAAATATATACTCTTAATGGAAGAATAAACAAGGAAGTTATTCTAAGTCATTGTCTTCAATATGAAGAAATCATTGCAAGAGTTGGAGGTATAGATTTTATGTTGTTGGGATTGAGTGAAAGTGGTAATATTGGTATTAATATGCTGCGCTCAGGTATCAATTCTTCTACTCGTCTAGTTATGCTTGATATGCCATCAAAGAAAGAAGCTTCCGATAGTATTTTTGGTGCTATTAATAATGTACCAATAGGCGCTATTACTATGGGTTTATCTACTATTATGCAAGCAAAACGGATAGTAATGATTGCCTTTGGAGGAGAAAAGGCTAGTAGTGTTTATGATGTTGTTGAAGGTAACGAGCCTGATACTATTGCTTCCCACCTTTGCAATCATTTGAATATTTGTCTTCATATAGATAGAAGAGCTGCACATCAATTGACTCGAATTAGTCGACCATGGTTAGTTACTCATTGTGAATGGAATGATAAGTTAATTCGGCGTGCTATTGTGCATTTGTGTCAAAAAATAGATAAACCTATTTTAAAACTCACCAATAAAGACTATCAAGATAATCACTTGGAAGAATTACTTTCGATTTATAATTCAGCTTATAATGTAAATATTCGTGTCTTTAATGATTTGCAACATACAATTACCGGGTGGCCAGGTGGAAAACCCAATACTGATGATACAAATCGTCCTGAGAAGGCGTTCCCTTACCCTAAAAAAATAGCGATCTTTAGTCCTCATCCTGATGATGACATTATTTCTATGGGTGGAACTTTTCGTCGATTGATTGAACAAAATCATGATGTATATGTAGTTTATGAAACATCAGGTAACATTGCCGTGAATGATGAAGATGTAATACGGTACATTTCTTTATTCGAAAATATACGCCAACGATATGATTCTACTAATGCAATATTGAAGGTGAAGTATGATAAGATTCTTCGTTTTCTTTTACATGGAGAAGAAATAGATGGAGTAGATATACTAGATATCCTTTTTGTAAAAGCACGTATTCGTCGTCAAGAAGCTATTGCAGCTTGCCGATATTTAGGATTAAGTGCCAATAAGGTTCGTTTTTTAGATTTACCGTTTTACGAAACGGGGGAAATAAGAAAAAATCCTCTTTCAGAAAAAGATATAGGAATAATTATAGATTATTTGCGTGAATTACAACCTGACCGAATATTTGTTGCCGGAGATCTTGCAGATCCTCATGGAACACATAAGATGTGCTTAGACATAGTACTGGCAGCCGTTGATGAATTAAAAGGCGAAAAGTGGTTAAACAACAATTGTCGAATTTGGATGTATCGTGGAGCTTGGCAGGAATGGAGAATAGAAGATATAGAAATGGCAGTTCCTCTTTCACCAGAAGAATTACGTACCAAGAGAAATGCTATCCTTCGACATCAGTCTCAGATGGAAAGTGCTCCATTTCTTGGTAACGACGAACGTTTATTTTGGCAGCGTAGCGAAGATCGTAATAGGGCTACTGCCGAGCTGTATAGACAATTAGGTCTAGCAAACTATGAAGCGATAGAGGCTTTTGTAGAATACAAGTTATTACGATAA
- a CDS encoding carbon-nitrogen hydrolase, with protein MRQNLFHNTSIQTQLIKLGLVQQSNTSDIQSNIHKLITNIRWCAAREAQLIVLPELHNSLYFCQTENIKAFDISESIPGYSTRLFGKLAQELGIILILSLFERRTLGLYHNTAVVIERDGNIVGRYRKMHIPDDPAYYEKFYFAPGDLGFQPIQTSLGRLGILICWDQWYPEAARLMALSGADILIYPTAIGYESSDTDEEKRKQKNAWIISQQAHAIHNGLPSVTVNRVGHEYDSSGQTNGILFWGNSFVCGGQGEIIAQASDMQEENLIVDINFHRQEEIRRVWPFLRDRRIDAYENLTRRFID; from the coding sequence ATGAGACAAAATTTGTTCCATAACACTTCAATACAGACACAACTAATAAAATTAGGATTAGTACAGCAGTCTAACACTTCTGATATTCAATCGAATATACATAAATTAATTACTAATATTCGCTGGTGTGCTGCTCGAGAAGCTCAATTGATTGTGCTGCCCGAGTTGCACAATAGTTTATATTTTTGTCAAACAGAAAATATAAAGGCTTTTGATATAAGTGAAAGTATACCTGGATATTCTACAAGATTATTCGGCAAATTGGCTCAAGAGCTTGGAATTATTTTGATTTTATCTTTGTTTGAAAGAAGGACATTAGGCCTTTATCATAACACAGCTGTAGTTATAGAAAGGGATGGAAATATTGTAGGGAGATATCGTAAAATGCATATTCCTGATGATCCTGCTTATTACGAGAAATTTTATTTCGCTCCAGGTGATTTGGGTTTTCAACCTATACAAACATCTCTTGGAAGGCTTGGTATACTAATATGTTGGGATCAATGGTATCCAGAAGCTGCTCGTTTAATGGCACTATCTGGAGCAGATATTTTAATTTACCCTACAGCTATTGGATACGAAAGTTCTGACACAGATGAAGAAAAAAGAAAACAAAAAAATGCATGGATAATTTCACAGCAAGCACATGCTATTCATAATGGACTACCTTCCGTGACTGTCAATCGTGTTGGACACGAATATGATTCTTCTGGACAAACAAACGGAATTCTATTTTGGGGGAACAGTTTTGTTTGTGGAGGACAAGGTGAAATAATAGCTCAAGCTTCAGATATGCAAGAAGAAAACCTAATTGTTGATATAAATTTTCATAGACAAGAAGAAATACGTCGCGTATGGCCTTTTTTAAGGGATCGTCGCATAGATGCTTACGAGAATTTAACTCGACGGTTTATTGATTAA
- a CDS encoding agmatine deiminase family protein, with product MQSITLPAEWGLQDGVMLTFPHVNTDWKPILNEVKSCFVSIAKEIILKEKLVVICVSIDEVRDALGDIDYSKIIFCELPSNDSWVRDHGPLSIFIGNKPCILDFNFNGWGLKFPANYDNQITHHLYASKIFAPAVGYKKIDIVLEGGSIESDGNGTLLTTARCLLSLNRNESMTQFDLENVFKKIFGVKRVLWLNNGYLFGDDTDAHIDTLVRFCSRKTIAFVQCTNKNDEHFEELSLMEKELSTFQTLEGNPYQLVPLPMAEAIYYQGKRLPATYANFLIINDAVLIPTYDSYLDEIAQMSLQKAFLDKKIIGINCLPLIKQRGSLHCVTMQIPKGFLL from the coding sequence ATGCAGTCAATAACACTACCAGCGGAATGGGGACTACAAGATGGAGTTATGCTTACGTTTCCTCATGTGAATACTGATTGGAAGCCCATTTTGAATGAAGTTAAATCTTGTTTTGTATCCATTGCTAAAGAAATTATCCTGAAAGAGAAATTAGTTGTTATTTGTGTTTCAATTGACGAAGTACGGGATGCATTAGGAGATATAGATTATTCTAAAATTATTTTTTGTGAACTTCCTTCCAATGATAGTTGGGTTCGTGATCATGGTCCGTTGTCGATCTTTATTGGAAATAAACCGTGCATTCTGGATTTTAATTTTAATGGTTGGGGATTAAAATTCCCTGCGAACTATGATAATCAGATAACTCATCATTTATATGCAAGTAAAATTTTTGCTCCAGCAGTAGGTTATAAAAAAATAGATATAGTTTTAGAAGGTGGAAGTATTGAAAGTGATGGGAATGGGACTCTTTTGACTACTGCTCGTTGTCTTTTGTCTCTAAATAGAAATGAATCCATGACTCAATTTGATTTGGAAAATGTATTCAAAAAAATATTTGGAGTTAAAAGAGTACTGTGGTTAAATAACGGTTACCTCTTTGGAGATGATACGGACGCTCACATAGACACTTTAGTAAGATTTTGTAGTAGAAAAACTATTGCTTTTGTGCAATGTACGAATAAAAACGATGAGCATTTTGAGGAACTTTCCTTAATGGAAAAAGAATTAAGTACCTTCCAAACTTTGGAAGGGAATCCATATCAATTAGTTCCACTTCCGATGGCAGAAGCTATTTATTATCAGGGGAAACGTTTACCTGCTACTTATGCCAATTTTTTAATAATCAATGATGCTGTCTTAATACCAACTTATGATTCTTATTTGGATGAAATAGCTCAAATGTCTTTGCAGAAGGCTTTTTTAGACAAAAAAATTATTGGAATAAATTGTTTGCCGTTAATTAAACAACGTGGAAGCTTACATTGTGTAACAATGCAAATACCTAAAGGATTCCTTTTATGA
- the folD gene encoding bifunctional methylenetetrahydrofolate dehydrogenase/methenyltetrahydrofolate cyclohydrolase FolD, with product MTLMDGRAIAAQIKLEITKEVQQIVINGEKKPHLAAILVGHDCSSETYVANKVKTCEELGFQSTLIRYESDLIENKLLATVEKLNQDSNIDGFIIQLPLPKHISEQKVIEAIDYKKDVDGFHPVNAGRMAIGLPCFVPATPAGILELLKRYKITTAGKHCVVLGRSNIVGKPIANLLMRKAYPGDCTVTVCHSRTKNILKHCLEADIIIAAMGVPEFLKGNMVKDGVVVIDVGTTRVLSTETDSGFKLRGDVRFKEVAPKCSYISPVPGGVGPMTIISLMRNTLLARKKVIYS from the coding sequence ATGACACTTATGGATGGACGTGCTATTGCAGCACAAATCAAATTGGAAATAACTAAAGAAGTACAGCAAATTGTAATAAATGGTGAGAAAAAACCTCATTTAGCAGCAATATTAGTAGGACATGACTGTAGTAGTGAAACCTATGTAGCTAACAAAGTTAAAACTTGCGAAGAATTGGGGTTTCAATCTACGCTTATTCGTTATGAAAGTGATTTAATTGAAAATAAATTATTGGCAACGGTTGAGAAACTAAACCAAGATTCTAATATAGATGGTTTTATTATTCAATTACCATTGCCTAAACATATATCCGAACAAAAAGTAATAGAAGCTATAGACTACAAAAAAGATGTAGACGGTTTTCATCCTGTTAATGCAGGACGGATGGCTATTGGGCTTCCTTGTTTTGTACCGGCAACTCCAGCAGGTATTCTCGAATTATTAAAAAGATATAAAATAACAACAGCAGGTAAGCATTGCGTAGTATTGGGAAGAAGTAATATTGTAGGAAAACCGATTGCAAATTTGCTGATGCGAAAAGCTTATCCAGGGGATTGTACAGTAACGGTCTGTCATAGTCGTACGAAAAATATTTTAAAGCACTGTTTGGAAGCTGATATTATCATTGCCGCAATGGGTGTGCCAGAATTTTTAAAAGGAAATATGGTCAAAGACGGAGTTGTCGTGATTGATGTTGGTACTACCCGTGTTCTTTCAACAGAAACTGATTCTGGTTTTAAACTAAGAGGAGATGTGCGTTTCAAAGAAGTTGCTCCAAAATGTTCTTATATTTCCCCTGTCCCTGGTGGAGTAGGTCCAATGACTATTATATCTTTAATGCGAAATACGCTCCTTGCAAGAAAGAAAGTTATTTATTCATGA
- the uvrA gene encoding excinuclease ABC subunit UvrA, with product MTKDKNTACIDIQGARVHNLKNINVTIPRNSFTVITGLSGSGKSSLAFDTLFVEGQRRYIDTFSVYARSFLHNVERPDVDRITGLSPVISIEQKTTNRSPRSTVGTMTEIYDYLRLLFARVGEAYSYISGEKMVKYTEEHILELIISRYNGKKVYLLSPIVKNRKGHYRELFEQFAKRGFLNVRIDGKLKEIIPALRLDRYKYHSVEVVIDKLLITDKDKKRIKKSVYTAMNYSDGLLMVLELESGNVSYFSRHLMCPSTGLSYNDPAPHNFSFNSPHGACSKCKGTGQINEIDKNLIMPHPELSIYQGGIAPLGKYREILIFNQLEITLKKYGIDLHTSLKDFSEEAINDIMNGVTEQISIHSDAAYSNSNHCLSSFEGIYKYILIQKEQGSSRSATQWATKFITTAICPECNGQRLNKEALHYRINGKNIADLTSLEIPELFNWINTTELCLNKYQKQIAIEILKEIRTRTQFLLNIGLNYLTLNRSSASLSGGEGQRIRLATQIGSQLVNVLYILDEPSIGLHQRDNIRLIGALKQLRDIGNSVIVVEHDKEMIMNADYIVELGPKAGKLGGEIVFTGTPEELLKKNTLTASYISEKKNILISKKRKGNKKNIFLKGASGNNLKNVDIIFPLGKFICITGVSGSGKSTLINETLQPIISQKLYNSLKEPLPYQSIEGIENLDKIVNVDQSPIGRTFRSNPATYIGIFSEIRNLFTELTESKIKGYKPGHFSFNIKGGRCEVCKGNGYKTIEMNFLPNVYVPCEQCQGKRYNQAILGILYKGKSIADVLNMTINQAIEFFKYFPSINNKIKVLQEVGLGYICLGQPSTTLSGGESQRIKLATELSKQDTGKTLYILDEPTTGLHFEDIRVLLEVINRLVNRKNTVIIIEHNMEVIKSADYVIDMGPEGGRDGGEILFAGTPEQLIQSKKGYTSHFFRTSFI from the coding sequence ATGACGAAAGATAAAAATACTGCATGTATTGATATACAAGGTGCTCGTGTACATAATCTAAAAAATATAAACGTGACTATTCCTCGTAATAGTTTTACGGTCATTACTGGTTTAAGTGGTAGCGGTAAATCTTCATTAGCTTTTGACACTCTTTTTGTAGAGGGACAACGACGATACATAGATACTTTTTCCGTCTATGCTCGCTCCTTCCTGCATAATGTGGAACGTCCTGATGTAGATCGAATTACGGGTTTAAGTCCAGTAATTTCCATTGAACAAAAAACTACTAACCGTAGTCCACGTTCTACAGTTGGAACGATGACAGAAATTTATGATTACCTGCGCTTACTTTTTGCTCGTGTTGGTGAAGCTTATTCTTACATAAGTGGCGAAAAAATGGTTAAATACACAGAAGAACATATTTTAGAATTGATTATAAGCCGTTATAACGGAAAAAAAGTTTACTTATTGTCTCCTATTGTAAAGAATAGAAAAGGACATTATAGAGAACTGTTCGAACAATTTGCTAAAAGGGGATTTTTGAATGTTCGCATTGATGGCAAACTAAAAGAAATTATCCCAGCGTTAAGGCTTGATCGTTATAAATACCATTCTGTAGAAGTGGTTATAGACAAACTGCTAATTACTGATAAGGATAAAAAACGAATCAAAAAGAGTGTATATACAGCAATGAATTATAGTGATGGATTATTAATGGTATTGGAATTAGAATCTGGAAATGTCAGTTATTTTAGCCGTCATTTGATGTGTCCTTCTACAGGATTGTCATATAACGACCCTGCTCCTCACAATTTCTCCTTCAATTCCCCTCATGGGGCATGTTCAAAATGCAAAGGAACAGGACAAATAAATGAAATAGATAAAAATCTAATTATGCCACACCCAGAATTAAGTATTTATCAAGGAGGTATCGCACCTTTAGGGAAATACCGTGAAATATTGATTTTTAATCAATTGGAAATTACTTTAAAAAAGTATGGAATTGATTTACACACTTCTCTAAAAGATTTTTCTGAGGAAGCCATTAATGATATTATGAATGGAGTAACGGAACAAATATCTATTCATTCCGATGCGGCTTATTCCAATTCCAACCATTGCTTATCATCATTTGAAGGAATATATAAATATATCCTTATTCAAAAGGAACAAGGATCTTCCCGTTCAGCAACTCAGTGGGCAACTAAATTTATTACTACAGCAATTTGTCCAGAATGTAATGGACAACGATTAAACAAAGAAGCTCTTCATTATCGTATAAATGGGAAAAACATTGCTGATTTAACATCTCTGGAAATTCCAGAATTATTCAATTGGATCAATACTACTGAACTCTGCTTGAATAAATATCAAAAACAGATAGCAATAGAAATCTTAAAAGAAATACGAACTCGTACCCAGTTTCTTTTGAATATAGGATTAAATTATCTTACGCTTAATAGATCTTCTGCTTCATTATCGGGGGGAGAAGGTCAACGAATTAGATTAGCAACACAAATTGGTTCGCAGTTGGTAAATGTACTTTATATATTAGATGAACCAAGTATTGGTCTTCACCAGCGAGATAATATTCGTCTAATAGGAGCATTGAAGCAACTGCGAGACATCGGCAATTCGGTTATTGTAGTCGAACACGATAAGGAAATGATAATGAATGCAGATTACATTGTCGAGTTAGGTCCAAAAGCAGGAAAATTGGGTGGAGAAATTGTTTTTACAGGAACTCCTGAAGAGTTACTAAAAAAAAATACTCTAACTGCCTCTTATATTAGTGAGAAGAAAAATATTTTAATATCGAAAAAAAGGAAGGGGAATAAGAAAAATATTTTTTTGAAAGGTGCAAGTGGTAATAATCTTAAAAATGTAGATATCATTTTTCCTTTAGGTAAATTCATCTGTATAACAGGAGTATCTGGTAGTGGAAAATCCACTTTGATCAACGAAACTCTACAGCCTATAATTAGCCAAAAATTGTATAACTCACTCAAAGAACCATTACCTTACCAGTCAATAGAAGGGATAGAAAATTTAGATAAAATAGTAAATGTAGATCAATCTCCCATTGGGAGGACATTTCGCTCGAATCCAGCAACTTATATCGGCATTTTTTCTGAAATACGTAACCTTTTTACCGAACTTACCGAATCGAAAATAAAAGGTTATAAGCCAGGACACTTCTCTTTCAATATTAAAGGTGGTCGTTGCGAGGTTTGCAAAGGGAATGGATACAAAACTATTGAAATGAATTTTCTCCCTAACGTATATGTTCCCTGTGAACAATGTCAAGGGAAGAGGTATAATCAGGCAATATTAGGGATTCTATACAAAGGAAAATCTATTGCTGATGTACTAAACATGACTATTAATCAAGCAATAGAATTCTTCAAATATTTTCCATCCATAAATAATAAAATAAAAGTATTGCAGGAAGTAGGATTAGGTTATATCTGTTTAGGACAACCGTCCACTACATTATCTGGAGGTGAAAGCCAACGAATAAAATTAGCTACTGAACTATCAAAGCAAGATACAGGAAAAACGCTTTACATACTTGACGAACCTACTACGGGATTGCATTTTGAAGATATAAGAGTTTTGTTAGAGGTAATCAATCGTCTGGTAAATAGAAAAAACACTGTGATCATCATCGAACATAATATGGAGGTAATTAAATCTGCTGACTATGTAATAGATATGGGACCAGAAGGTGGGAGAGATGGTGGAGAAATCCTCTTTGCAGGAACGCCTGAACAACTAATACAATCAAAAAAGGGATATACTTCCCACTTTTTCCGAACCAGCTTTATTTAA
- the hflX gene encoding GTPase HflX: MINNAILIGLITPEQSETKLGEYLDELEFLAKTAGIQSVKRFTQRLDYSHPVSFVGSGKLLEIKDFTENKNNKIDIVIFDDELTTKQLRNLETILKVKIMDRTSLILDIFASRAQTAHAKKQVELAQYNYMLPRLTHLWTHLERQSGGFRMRGPGETQLETDRRIILNKIIHLKKELKKIDKQKVVQRSNRGRMVRVALVGYTNVGKSTLMSLLSKSDIFTENKLFATIDTTVRKVTINNLVFLLTDTVGFIRKLPTELIESFKSTLDEVREADLLIHIVDISHPSFEEQVKVVIQTLNEINKEKKPYIVVFNKIDALLHITGDKNDLISRDQANVPLDELKKTWGGKLHENCVFISARKKQNIEKLKKKLYDRVKEIHIQRFSYKEFISPSFKPLRKNTKIYDREIK; the protein is encoded by the coding sequence ATGATAAATAATGCAATATTAATTGGTTTGATTACCCCTGAACAAAGTGAAACGAAGTTGGGTGAATACCTTGATGAATTGGAATTTCTTGCCAAAACAGCTGGGATTCAATCGGTCAAGCGATTTACACAACGATTGGACTATTCTCATCCAGTCAGTTTTGTTGGAAGTGGGAAACTGCTGGAAATCAAAGACTTCACAGAGAATAAAAATAATAAAATCGATATTGTCATTTTTGATGATGAACTTACTACTAAGCAATTACGAAATTTAGAAACCATCTTGAAAGTTAAAATTATGGATCGGACAAGCTTGATTTTAGATATTTTTGCTTCTCGAGCACAAACAGCTCATGCAAAAAAACAGGTGGAATTAGCACAATATAATTATATGCTTCCTCGCTTAACTCATTTATGGACACACCTTGAGAGGCAAAGTGGTGGTTTTCGAATGCGTGGACCTGGTGAAACCCAATTGGAGACCGATCGTCGTATTATTCTCAATAAAATTATTCATCTAAAAAAAGAACTGAAAAAGATTGATAAACAAAAGGTAGTTCAAAGAAGCAATCGCGGACGGATGGTACGCGTAGCTTTGGTAGGTTATACCAATGTAGGAAAATCTACACTAATGAGTTTATTAAGCAAATCCGATATTTTTACCGAAAATAAACTATTTGCTACTATAGATACCACTGTTCGTAAAGTAACTATCAATAATTTAGTTTTCCTCCTTACCGATACAGTAGGATTCATACGTAAACTTCCAACTGAATTGATAGAGTCATTTAAATCCACACTTGATGAAGTACGTGAAGCCGATTTATTGATACATATTGTAGATATTTCTCATCCATCATTCGAGGAACAAGTGAAAGTAGTAATTCAAACTCTGAATGAAATCAACAAAGAAAAAAAACCCTATATAGTTGTTTTTAACAAAATAGATGCTCTTTTACATATTACTGGAGATAAGAATGACTTAATCTCAAGAGACCAGGCAAATGTTCCATTAGATGAGTTAAAAAAAACGTGGGGGGGCAAGTTACATGAAAATTGTGTATTTATTTCAGCGCGCAAGAAACAAAATATAGAGAAATTGAAGAAAAAATTGTACGATAGAGTGAAAGAAATTCATATTCAACGTTTTTCTTATAAAGAATTTATTTCCCCTTCCTTTAAGCCTTTAAGAAAAAACACAAAAATTTATGATCGAGAAATAAAGTAA
- a CDS encoding amino acid permease, with the protein MSIFKTKPISVLLSEAKQEGENTLKKTFGPFSLIALGLGAIIGAGLFSIVGIAAGNYAGPSIIISFLIAAVGCCFAGLCYAEFASMLPVAGSAYTYSYATLGEFGAWIIGWNLVLEYAVGVLTISISWSRYFVKFLEQLSIHVPSEWTIGPWEGGIINLPAALIIVLISFLLTRGTESSSKINNVIVFLKVAVVLAFIILGWRFINYENYVPFIPKNEGKWGEFGFSGIIHAAALIFFAYVGFDAVSTAAQETKNPQRDMPIGIMGSLILCAILYILFSFVIVGVTNYTKFQGKDGIAPVKVAIDQMGTFQWLNYAIIPSILIGFVSVILVMLLGQSRVFYSMSRDGLLPQLFSDIHPKYHTPYKSNVLCMMVVSICALFVPARITSELSSIGTLTIFIIVCFGILIMRKKMPDVHRTFRTPWVPFIPILGIFTCLSMMFFLSFETWILLILWTLIGYDIYVFYGFNHSRWGAKNKKSFNTLSVIGVSFSILLLALTIARQYQIEWKQTKIVVSWVISLFHIIMYISFFFKEKDDCKL; encoded by the coding sequence ATGAGTATTTTTAAAACAAAACCGATTTCTGTTTTGCTTTCTGAAGCAAAACAGGAAGGGGAAAATACATTAAAAAAAACATTCGGTCCTTTCAGCTTAATAGCTTTGGGATTAGGGGCTATTATTGGTGCAGGATTATTCTCCATTGTTGGGATTGCTGCAGGTAATTATGCGGGACCCTCTATTATTATTTCATTTCTAATTGCAGCAGTTGGATGTTGTTTTGCAGGGTTATGTTATGCCGAATTTGCCTCTATGTTACCTGTAGCAGGAAGTGCTTATACCTATTCTTACGCTACTTTGGGTGAATTTGGTGCATGGATAATAGGCTGGAATTTAGTATTGGAATACGCTGTAGGAGTACTTACTATTAGTATTAGTTGGAGTCGTTATTTCGTAAAATTTCTAGAACAATTATCAATACACGTTCCTAGCGAATGGACAATAGGACCATGGGAAGGAGGAATTATAAATCTACCTGCTGCTCTCATTATCGTTTTGATAAGTTTTTTATTGACAAGAGGAACAGAAAGTAGCTCGAAAATAAATAATGTTATTGTTTTTTTGAAAGTAGCTGTGGTTCTCGCTTTTATCATCTTAGGTTGGAGATTTATTAATTACGAAAATTACGTTCCCTTTATACCTAAAAACGAAGGGAAGTGGGGTGAATTTGGATTTAGTGGAATCATTCATGCAGCTGCCCTTATCTTCTTTGCTTATGTCGGTTTTGATGCAGTGAGTACTGCTGCACAAGAAACTAAGAATCCTCAACGAGATATGCCTATTGGTATCATGGGTTCTTTGATATTATGTGCCATATTGTATATCCTTTTTTCTTTTGTAATAGTAGGTGTAACTAACTATACAAAATTTCAAGGGAAAGATGGTATTGCACCAGTAAAGGTTGCTATTGATCAAATGGGAACTTTTCAATGGTTAAATTATGCTATCATACCTTCTATTCTTATTGGATTTGTATCTGTCATATTAGTAATGCTATTAGGACAGAGCCGTGTTTTTTATTCTATGAGTCGTGATGGGCTACTTCCTCAATTATTTTCAGACATACATCCCAAGTATCATACACCGTATAAAAGCAATGTTTTATGCATGATGGTCGTTAGTATTTGTGCTCTTTTTGTACCTGCACGCATAACAAGTGAACTATCAAGTATTGGGACGCTTACGATTTTTATTATTGTTTGTTTCGGTATATTAATTATGAGAAAAAAGATGCCAGATGTCCATCGTACTTTTCGTACTCCTTGGGTGCCATTCATCCCTATATTAGGCATATTTACATGCCTCTCTATGATGTTTTTTTTATCATTTGAGACATGGATACTTTTAATTCTTTGGACATTAATAGGGTATGATATATATGTTTTTTATGGTTTCAACCATAGTAGATGGGGAGCTAAAAACAAAAAAAGTTTCAATACATTGTCTGTTATAGGAGTGAGCTTTTCTATTCTTCTATTAGCACTTACTATCGCTCGTCAATATCAAATTGAGTGGAAACAGACGAAAATTGTCGTTTCATGGGTAATATCTTTATTCCATATCATAATGTATATTTCCTTCTTTTTCAAAGAAAAAGATGATTGTAAATTGTAA